The genomic DNA GCCGCCAGCAGCGCCACGATGCGGTCGGCGTCCCGCCGCGGGCAGGTCCCGCGCGCCGCGGCCAGACGCGCGGCCGCGGCCAGGCCCAGCGCCACGGCCTCGCCGTGCGCCAAACCCAGCTGCAGTTCCAGCGCGTGGCCGAGCGTGTGCCCGAGGTTCAGCGCCCGCCGCGGTCCGGCCTCGCGGAAGTCGAGCGCGACCAGGCGGCCCTTCACCCGCACCGCGCCGTCGATCCACGCGGTCCAGGGCAGGTCCGCGATCCCGGGCACCGGCCGGTCCGCGCGGCCGCCGGCCAGCAGGCCCGCGAGGTCGGGAGCCCGCGCCTCGAGGTCGCGGAACAGGGGCGCGGCGGCGATGACCGCGGCCTTGACTGTCTCGGCCAGGCCGCAGCGCCAGTCGCGGCGCGTCAGCGTGCCGAGCAGGTCCGTCTCGACCAGCACGTCCGTGGCGGGATGGAAGGCGCCGACGGGGTTCTTCAACGCCCCCAGGTCGACGGCGGTCTTGCCCCCGAGCCCGGCGTCCACCGCGGCCAGCAGCGTCGTGGGCGCGGCGACGAAGCCCACGCCGCGTTGCCAGGTCGCCGCCGCGAAACCGGCGAGGTCCAGCACCGCGCCCCCGCCCACCCCGACGACCGCGCCGTCGCGCGGCAGCCGTCGCGCGGCCAGCCACTCCCAGACACGCTCGAGGTTCGCCACCGTCTTGGCGGACTCGCCGCCGGCCACGACCAGCCGGGGCAGGGGAGCCCCTTCCCCGTCCCGCAACACCGCCGCCAGCCGTTCCGCGTGCAGCCGCGCCACCGCCCGGTCCACGACCGCCACGGCCGGCCGCCCCCCCAGCCGCTCCGCCAGCGAAGCCAACCCCGTCGGCGCGCACCGGTAGTCGGTCGTCACGCCCCCGAGGCGGTACCGCCTGTGCAACTCGCTGTCGCGCAACGAAAAACCTCCGCATTGCGGGTACCGCGTCCGATACGAGCGTCAGGATACCAGATCGCCACGGTTCTGGCCTGAAGATTGTCCCTAGCCGAACGCCTTGATGCTGTTCGACTTGGACATGCAGGGACCGCGTTGACAGGGGTGTCCGGAGGCCTCCTGCGCCAGGAGGGCGCAGGAGGCCGCAGGTCAAGCGCGTCGGGCACACGAGGTGCCCGGCGTGCGTCCCCTGTCAACGCGGTCCCTGCATGTCCAAGTCGCATCAAATCAAGCGTTAGCGCAGGGACAATCTTCGAGCCAGAAGCAATTCATTTGACCCCTGTCCGGCAGGCACTACCTTTGTTAACGGAACGATACAGCGGGGACCCGGCCGGCCCCCGCGGCCAGATTCGGTGCAAGGAGTGTGATGGATCATGGCAGCAGCGACCACTGAGATCCGCTGGCACGGCCGCGGCGGACAGGGGGCCAAGACGGCGGCGATCTTCCTGGCCGAGGCCGTCCTCGACCAGGGCAAGCACAGCCAGGGCTTCCCCGAGTACGGCCCCGAACGGCGAGGCGCCCCCGTGCGCGGGTTCACCCGCATCTCCGACGCCCCGATCCGCCTGCACTGCAGCATCGCCGAGCCCGACTACGTGATCGTGCTCGACCCCACGCTGCTGGACTCCAAGGCCGCGGGCGTGCCCGACGGCGCCAGCGACGACACGGTCTTCCTGATCAACACCGTCGAGACCCCCGCCAACATCCGCAAGCGGCTCGGCATCAAGGGCGGCAAGGTCCACACCGTGGACGCCTCGCTCATCGCCCAGGAATGCTTCGGGCGGCCGATCCCCAACATGCCGATGATCGGCGCGCTGGCCGCGGTGGCCGACGTGATCACCCTGGAGAACCTCGTCGCCTCGCTGGTGGTGCGCTTCAAGAAGAAGTTCAGCCAGGCCGTCATCGACGGGAACGTCACCGCCGTGGAAAGGGCCTACAAGGAGTTGGTGTCCGAATGAGCCTCATCCCGACTTCCAGCCTGAACGAGGGCGGCATCATCACCGAGGCCGGCAACGCCGCCGCCTTCAAGACGGGCGACTGGCGCTCGAACGTGCCGCAGTGGGTCCCCGAGAACTGCATCCACTGCATGTTCTGCTGGATCTACTGCCCGGATTCGGCCGTGGCCATCGACAGCACCGGCGAGAAGACCGTCATGACGGGCTTCGTCTTCGAGCACTGCAAGGGTTGCGGGATCTGTGCGCAGCACTGCCCGCCCGCCGCCAAGGGGAAAGCGGCCATCGTCATGGTCCGCGACGAGAAGTAGCCACGGAAAGGAGTGTCCCATGAAGCAGATCTACGTCGGGCTGACCGGGAACGAGGCCGTGGCGACCGCCTTCAAGCAGGCTCGTCCCCACGTGGCCCCCGCGTTCCCGATCACGCCCCAGACCGAGATGATGCACAAGTTCGCCGACTTCGTCGCCGACGGGGTCGTCGACACCGAGATGATCCTGGTCGAGAGCGAGCACTCGGCCATGAGCGCGGCCATCGGCTCGGCCGCCACCGGCGCCCGCACCTTCACCGCCACCAGTTCGGCCGGCTTCGCCCTGATGTGGGAGGTCGTCTACATCGCCGCCTCGCTGCGGCTGCCGATCTGCATGCCGGTGGTCAACCGCGCGCTGTCCGGCAACATCAACATCCACAACGACCACTCCGACGCCATGGGCGGCCGCGACGCCGGCTGGATCCAGCTGTGGTGCGAGAACACCCAGGAGGCCTACGACCACGCCCTGATGTGCTGGCGCATCGCCGAGCACAAGGACGTGCGCCTGCCGGTGATGATCAACTACGACGGCTTCATCATCAGCCACACGGCCGAGTCGCTGCACATCCTGCCGGACGAGGACGCCTGGAAATTCATCGGGCCCAAGGATCTCAAGACCGGCTACTCGCTGCTGGACATGGACCACCCGATCACGGTCGGGCCGCTGGACCTCACCGACTACTACTTCGAGCACAAGGTCTCGCAGATCGAGGCGCTCAAGCGGGCGCCCAAGTACATCGCCGAGGTCTACAAGGAGTTCGGCCAGCTCACCGGCCGCCACTACTCGTTCTTCGAGGAGTACCGCACCGACGACGCCGACCTGGTCATCGTGGCGCTCGGCTCGACGGCCGGCACGGCCAAGGACGTCATCGACGCCCAGCGCGAGAAGGGCGTGAAGGTCGGCCTGCTGAAGATCCACATGTTCCGCCCCTTCCCGGCGGTGGAGCTGGCCAAGGCCCTGTCGAAGGCCAAGGTGGTCGGGGTCATGGACAAGTCCGCCAGCTTCGGCGGCTGGGGCGGCCCGCTCTTCAACGAGATCCGCTCGGCCCTCTACGACCTGCCGGCCCGGCCGAAGATCCACAACTGGATCTACGGGCTCGGCGGCCGCGACACCGACACCAAGCAGATCGTCTCGCTGATCGAGCAGCTGCAGGCGATCGCCAAGGGCCGCGAGGCCGAAACCGTCAACCTGCTGGGCGTCCGGCTGTAAAGGAGGGACCGTCATGGCTGTTGTGAACCTGCAGACGCTTTCCAAGAACGAGGACCTCCTCACCGGCGGGCACCGCGCCTGCGCCGGCTGCACGGGCTCGAACATCCTGCGCCAGATCATGCTGACCGCGGGCCGCGACACGGTCGTGGGCGGCGCCACGGGCTGCATGGAGGTCGTCACCACGATCTTCCCCTACACCGCCTGGAAGACGCCGTTCATCCACTCCGCCTTCGAGAACTGCGCGGCCACGGTCTCGGGCGCCGAGACCGCCTACCGCGCCCTGAAGAAGCGGGGCGAGCTGCCCGTGCCGCGCGAACAGATCAACTTCATCGCCTTCGGCGGCGACGGCGGGACCTACGACATCGGCCTGCAGTCGCTGTCCGGGGCCATGGAGCGCGGCCACAACATGCTGTACGTCTGCTACGACAACGAGGCGTACATGAACACGGGCATCCAGCGCTCGGGCGCCACGCCGTTCGGCGCGCACACCTCCACCGCGCCCGCGGGCAAGGTGAAGCAGGGGAAGGACCGCCACCGCAAGGACCTCACGAAGATCATGGTGGCGCACAACATCCCCTACGTCGCGCAGACGACGCCCTTCCACTGGAAGGACCTGCAGATGAAGGTGCGCAAGGCCCTGGACGTCGAAGGGCCGGCCTTCCTCAACATCCTGATGCCGTGCACCGTGGGCTGGGGCTTCGACCCGGCGCTGGGCATGGAGCTGGCGAAGATGGCGACCGAATGCAATTTCTGGCCGCTGTTCGAGGTCGAGAACGG from bacterium includes the following:
- a CDS encoding 3-dehydroquinate synthase family protein, with the translated sequence MRDSELHRRYRLGGVTTDYRCAPTGLASLAERLGGRPAVAVVDRAVARLHAERLAAVLRDGEGAPLPRLVVAGGESAKTVANLERVWEWLAARRLPRDGAVVGVGGGAVLDLAGFAAATWQRGVGFVAAPTTLLAAVDAGLGGKTAVDLGALKNPVGAFHPATDVLVETDLLGTLTRRDWRCGLAETVKAAVIAAAPLFRDLEARAPDLAGLLAGGRADRPVPGIADLPWTAWIDGAVRVKGRLVALDFREAGPRRALNLGHTLGHALELQLGLAHGEAVALGLAAAARLAAARGTCPRRDADRIVALLAA
- a CDS encoding 2-oxoacid:acceptor oxidoreductase family protein, giving the protein MAAATTEIRWHGRGGQGAKTAAIFLAEAVLDQGKHSQGFPEYGPERRGAPVRGFTRISDAPIRLHCSIAEPDYVIVLDPTLLDSKAAGVPDGASDDTVFLINTVETPANIRKRLGIKGGKVHTVDASLIAQECFGRPIPNMPMIGALAAVADVITLENLVASLVVRFKKKFSQAVIDGNVTAVERAYKELVSE
- a CDS encoding 4Fe-4S binding protein encodes the protein MSLIPTSSLNEGGIITEAGNAAAFKTGDWRSNVPQWVPENCIHCMFCWIYCPDSAVAIDSTGEKTVMTGFVFEHCKGCGICAQHCPPAAKGKAAIVMVRDEK
- the porA gene encoding pyruvate ferredoxin oxidoreductase, translated to MKQIYVGLTGNEAVATAFKQARPHVAPAFPITPQTEMMHKFADFVADGVVDTEMILVESEHSAMSAAIGSAATGARTFTATSSAGFALMWEVVYIAASLRLPICMPVVNRALSGNINIHNDHSDAMGGRDAGWIQLWCENTQEAYDHALMCWRIAEHKDVRLPVMINYDGFIISHTAESLHILPDEDAWKFIGPKDLKTGYSLLDMDHPITVGPLDLTDYYFEHKVSQIEALKRAPKYIAEVYKEFGQLTGRHYSFFEEYRTDDADLVIVALGSTAGTAKDVIDAQREKGVKVGLLKIHMFRPFPAVELAKALSKAKVVGVMDKSASFGGWGGPLFNEIRSALYDLPARPKIHNWIYGLGGRDTDTKQIVSLIEQLQAIAKGREAETVNLLGVRL
- a CDS encoding thiamine pyrophosphate-dependent enzyme; this translates as MAVVNLQTLSKNEDLLTGGHRACAGCTGSNILRQIMLTAGRDTVVGGATGCMEVVTTIFPYTAWKTPFIHSAFENCAATVSGAETAYRALKKRGELPVPREQINFIAFGGDGGTYDIGLQSLSGAMERGHNMLYVCYDNEAYMNTGIQRSGATPFGAHTSTAPAGKVKQGKDRHRKDLTKIMVAHNIPYVAQTTPFHWKDLQMKVRKALDVEGPAFLNILMPCTVGWGFDPALGMELAKMATECNFWPLFEVENGEYKLTYKPKADRTPIEEWLKTQVRFKHLFKPGNEGLIVEIQRWVDDEQRKLLKLCGEA